Proteins from a genomic interval of Treponema brennaborense DSM 12168:
- the dprA gene encoding DNA-processing protein DprA — protein sequence MHNDLPLLLAIAGMGFLSLNEKIILRKKLDNIADLAVLSIEEISELICRHVRSGSWNGALVERRAAQTETLLRSFDIGCVLYAERAYPVLLREIFDPPFMLFYRGNLSAAEKPCVSVVGTRNPSKEGMDAASVFAKEAARGGATLVSGLARGIDACAHRGAVAANGASVGVLPCGADTVYPAANRRLAAAMIETGGCLLSEYAPGVPPDKFRFPHRNRIIAALSPVTLVVEAPPKSGAWITAEFALEHGRDVYVHRAAFGEEARLRSRIKTAELAALKKTPDCASAERFLRDGAPIVGSYAEYLSYRSAAPGAAYCRSDAQLCFENEKR from the coding sequence ATGCACAATGACCTGCCGCTGCTGCTCGCAATAGCGGGAATGGGATTTTTATCCCTGAATGAAAAGATTATTCTGCGGAAAAAACTTGACAATATCGCGGACCTTGCGGTACTTTCTATAGAAGAGATTTCCGAATTGATTTGTCGGCACGTCCGTTCCGGATCGTGGAACGGCGCGCTCGTCGAGCGTCGGGCGGCGCAAACTGAAACGCTGCTCCGTTCGTTCGATATCGGCTGCGTTCTGTATGCGGAACGCGCGTATCCGGTTCTTTTGCGGGAAATATTCGATCCGCCGTTTATGCTCTTTTACCGCGGAAATCTTTCCGCTGCCGAAAAGCCGTGCGTTTCGGTGGTGGGTACGCGCAATCCGTCCAAAGAGGGAATGGACGCGGCTTCCGTTTTTGCAAAAGAAGCGGCGCGCGGCGGTGCGACGCTCGTTTCGGGCCTGGCGAGGGGAATAGACGCCTGTGCTCATCGGGGTGCCGTTGCGGCGAACGGCGCGTCGGTCGGCGTGCTTCCGTGCGGTGCCGATACGGTCTATCCGGCTGCAAACCGACGGCTGGCCGCGGCGATGATCGAGACGGGTGGCTGTCTGCTGAGCGAATACGCCCCCGGCGTGCCGCCCGATAAATTCCGCTTTCCGCACCGGAACCGGATTATCGCGGCGTTGTCGCCCGTTACGCTCGTTGTGGAAGCGCCGCCGAAGTCCGGTGCCTGGATTACCGCGGAATTCGCTTTGGAACACGGGCGCGACGTATACGTTCACCGCGCGGCGTTCGGAGAAGAGGCTCGGCTGCGTTCCCGGATAAAAACGGCGGAATTGGCGGCTTTGAAAAAAACTCCGGACTGTGCGAGCGCCGAACGGTTCCTTCGGGACGGTGCGCCGATAGTCGGTTCTTACGCGGAATATCTGTCGTACCGGAGCGCTGCGCCGGGAGCGGCGTATTGCAGGTCCGACGCGCAATTGTGTTTTGAGAATGAGAAACGGTGA